TCGTTCTCGGGCTGTTTGCAAAAGTATACGTGGCTTTCGCCATCGGCATAGCGCAAGAGGCCGGGGGCCTCGTCCATGCAGCTGTGGCAAGGAACGCAAGTGGTATCGACGTAGTATTTGCCTGCTACGTTTTCCGGTTGTTTGTAGTTTCGATCGGCCATGGCTAATTCGAACGGCAGAGTCGAGGCGCCGGTTGCGGCGTCAAGAGAAGCGACCTCAGGCCAGAGTCTGGCCGCCAGGCCGCCGCAGGCCAAAAGACTCTTGCCGTCGGCCGATAGCGAGCTCAAATCCGTCATGTTCTGCTCTACGTTGATCCTTCGCCGCCTGCTTCTGGCAGCGACGCTATTGCCGGCCATCGCTTCCTGCTCGTACCTGGTGGATGGAGCGCGCTATCTTACAGACGAGGACTATCGTAGCGGGAGCGAAGCCGAGGATCGATTGCAGTCTGCGGTATTGATCGGCTACTCGCTGCAATACCA
This is a stretch of genomic DNA from Leptospirales bacterium. It encodes these proteins:
- a CDS encoding ferredoxin, with protein sequence MADRNYKQPENVAGKYYVDTTCVPCHSCMDEAPGLLRYADGESHVYFCKQPENEEEEKAARFAMQACPTEAIGDDG